Proteins encoded together in one Anaerotignum propionicum DSM 1682 window:
- a CDS encoding site-specific integrase yields the protein MRKTENLFPKLLADFLSIYLPSQRNYSKNTISSYCDSFKLLLKYLKDEQNLNSDQITFKVINADCILDFLSWLETSRNCSRSTVNQRLAAIHSFFKYVQTSRPELISQSHSILEIPLRKTPSPMIAYLTQEDLQLILSQPNATKKSERRDLVLLCLLYDTGCRVQELVDLTVSSIRLEPPAQIKLHGKGDKTRIVPLMSNTTKLLRNYMTEHKLGEPHTLQYPLFCNQRKEPLTRAGVTYILKKYADMARTKSSSIPPNVTPHVMRHSKAMHMLEAGINIVYIRDILGHVNISTTEVYAKANLEMKRKALEKVSLIPEHDVSPSWTGDSNLLTWLEDFGKSLS from the coding sequence ATGAGGAAGACTGAGAATCTGTTTCCAAAATTGTTAGCCGATTTCCTTAGTATCTACCTGCCTTCACAGCGCAATTACAGTAAAAATACAATTTCTTCTTACTGTGATTCATTTAAATTGTTGCTGAAATATCTGAAGGATGAGCAAAATTTGAACTCGGATCAGATTACGTTTAAGGTCATTAACGCAGATTGCATTCTTGATTTTCTCAGTTGGTTGGAAACATCCCGTAACTGCTCAAGATCAACGGTTAACCAACGGTTGGCGGCAATTCATTCATTCTTTAAATATGTTCAAACAAGCCGCCCGGAACTTATATCCCAAAGTCATAGTATTTTAGAAATCCCATTGCGTAAAACACCATCACCGATGATTGCATATTTAACGCAGGAGGATTTGCAGTTAATTCTTTCTCAGCCCAACGCTACAAAAAAATCTGAACGGCGCGATCTGGTGCTTTTGTGCTTGCTTTATGATACAGGATGCCGGGTGCAGGAACTCGTGGACTTAACCGTTTCCTCAATACGGCTTGAACCTCCGGCACAGATTAAGCTTCATGGAAAAGGTGACAAAACCCGCATTGTTCCGTTGATGTCCAATACTACTAAGCTGCTGCGTAATTATATGACAGAGCACAAGCTTGGTGAACCCCACACCTTACAATATCCATTATTCTGCAATCAAAGGAAAGAACCGCTTACCAGAGCCGGAGTAACTTACATTCTAAAAAAATACGCTGATATGGCAAGAACAAAAAGTTCATCCATCCCACCCAATGTTACACCTCATGTTATGAGACATTCAAAAGCAATGCACATGCTGGAAGCCGGGATAAATATCGTCTATATCAGAGATATATTAGGCCATGTGAATATTTCGACTACGGAGGTTTACGCAAAGGCAAATCTTGAAATGAAACGAAAGGCATTGGAAAAAGTTTCACTTATCCCTGAGCATGATGTCTCTCCGAGCTGGACGGGCGATTCAAATCTTTTAACTTGGCTCGAAGACTTTGGCAAATCTCTTAGCTAA